A stretch of the Dehalococcoidales bacterium genome encodes the following:
- the groL gene encoding chaperonin GroEL (60 kDa chaperone family; promotes refolding of misfolded polypeptides especially under stressful conditions; forms two stacked rings of heptamers to form a barrel-shaped 14mer; ends can be capped by GroES; misfolded proteins enter the barrel where they are refolded when GroES binds) produces MAKQLIFDEEAREYFKRGADTLANTVKVTLGPRGHNVVLSKKWGSPISTHDGVTVAKEIELEEPFANMGASLIKEAAKKTGDDVGDGTTTATVLAQAMIHEGFKNIAAGAEAMALKYGMEKATAAIIDELKSMAKPITTKEQMTEIATITAHDPEIGRIIGEVMDRVGKDGVVTVEEGKGIGFETEYVEGMKFDRGYISPYFITDTDKMESIIEDPYILITDSKISAVSDLLPALEKVSATSKNIVIIAEDIEKEALATLVVNKLRGTLNCLAVKAPGFGDRRKAMLEDMAILTGGQVITEERGRKLDSVNVDDLGRARRVVADKDNTTIVEGKGSLGEIEARVKQIKTQIKDTKSDYDREKLQERLAKIAGGVGVIKVGAPTEVELKDKKRRVEGSLAATKAAAEEGTLPGGGIAFVNALVALDTLSLEGDEATGAKIIRRALEEPLRQLAVNAGYDGAVVVEKVKSSKRGFGFDVVKEEYVDMEERGIIDPLKVTRSALQNATSTAMMALITEAMITDIPEKEKAPVPPPPEY; encoded by the coding sequence ATGGCAAAGCAGTTAATCTTTGATGAAGAAGCTCGGGAGTATTTCAAGAGGGGGGCAGATACTCTAGCTAACACGGTGAAGGTTACTCTTGGCCCCAGAGGGCATAATGTTGTCCTCAGTAAGAAATGGGGCTCACCAATAAGCACTCATGATGGGGTCACGGTAGCCAAGGAAATCGAGTTAGAAGAACCTTTTGCTAACATGGGTGCTTCGCTTATTAAGGAAGCAGCTAAGAAGACTGGTGACGACGTCGGCGATGGCACAACAACTGCCACAGTCCTAGCTCAGGCTATGATTCACGAGGGGTTTAAAAATATCGCGGCCGGAGCTGAGGCGATGGCCTTAAAGTATGGTATGGAAAAGGCAACTGCCGCTATTATCGATGAACTGAAGAGTATGGCGAAACCGATAACTACCAAGGAGCAGATGACCGAGATTGCCACCATTACTGCGCACGATCCTGAAATTGGTAGAATCATTGGTGAAGTAATGGACAGGGTAGGCAAGGATGGAGTAGTCACTGTTGAAGAAGGCAAAGGTATAGGGTTTGAGACGGAGTATGTTGAGGGAATGAAGTTTGACCGTGGTTACATTAGTCCCTACTTCATCACTGATACTGATAAGATGGAGTCAATCATAGAGGACCCATACATTTTAATCACTGATAGTAAAATCTCCGCCGTTTCCGATCTTCTACCGGCTCTGGAAAAGGTCAGCGCCACAAGTAAGAATATTGTCATTATTGCTGAAGATATTGAGAAAGAAGCGCTGGCAACGCTGGTGGTGAATAAGCTCAGAGGTACTCTGAACTGTCTGGCTGTCAAGGCACCGGGATTTGGCGACCGGAGGAAGGCTATGCTTGAAGACATGGCCATTCTAACTGGCGGTCAGGTCATCACTGAAGAAAGAGGCAGGAAGCTCGACTCAGTTAACGTGGATGATTTGGGGCGAGCTCGCCGTGTGGTAGCGGACAAGGATAATACTACCATCGTTGAGGGTAAGGGTTCCTTGGGAGAGATCGAGGCCAGGGTGAAGCAGATAAAGACTCAGATTAAAGACACAAAGTCTGATTACGACCGAGAAAAGCTTCAGGAACGTTTAGCCAAGATAGCTGGTGGTGTCGGGGTGATTAAGGTTGGTGCACCGACAGAAGTCGAACTGAAGGATAAGAAGCGACGTGTTGAAGGATCACTGGCCGCAACTAAGGCAGCGGCTGAAGAAGGTACCCTCCCCGGTGGTGGTATCGCTTTTGTTAATGCTCTAGTGGCTCTTGACACGCTTTCTCTCGAAGGCGATGAAGCAACCGGGGCCAAAATCATCAGAAGGGCTCTTGAGGAACCCCTGCGGCAACTGGCAGTAAACGCCGGGTATGACGGGGCGGTTGTTGTCGAGAAAGTAAAGAGTTCGAAACGTGGTTTTGGCTTTGATGTTGTTAAGGAAGAGTACGTTGATATGGAAGAGAGAGGTATCATTGACCCGCTTAAGGTCACACGAAGTGCCCTTCAGAATGCTACCAGCACGGCTATGATGGCACTGATTACCGAAGCCATGATTACAGATATACCTGAGAAGGAGAAAGCACCGGTACCACCTCCTCCAGAATACTAA
- a CDS encoding response regulator transcription factor, whose translation MNSGKKILVVDDEPQIIKFISMNLEIEGFQVIEARNGCEALERITQEIPELVILDIMMPDMDGFETLKRIRQVSLVPVIFLSVKGQELDRVHGLDLGADDYMTKPFNPRELVSRIRAVLRRTEAKGLAAASEIIVDSDLRINFDQRKVIARGQEIQLRPTEYRLLYQLVSNAGKLLSHETLLSRVWGPEYRDEDQYVRLYITYLRQKIEIDPKNPKYILSERGLGYRFRQFNQPQ comes from the coding sequence ATGAATAGTGGCAAGAAAATACTGGTGGTGGATGATGAACCTCAGATAATCAAGTTTATTAGTATGAACTTGGAAATAGAAGGGTTTCAAGTTATAGAAGCCCGTAACGGTTGCGAAGCTCTCGAAAGGATTACCCAAGAGATTCCCGAATTGGTCATTCTTGACATCATGATGCCAGATATGGATGGTTTCGAGACTCTAAAGAGGATCCGTCAGGTGTCATTGGTACCGGTTATTTTCCTTAGCGTAAAGGGGCAGGAACTTGATCGGGTTCACGGCCTAGATCTTGGTGCGGATGATTATATGACCAAGCCATTCAATCCAAGAGAGCTTGTTTCGAGAATCCGGGCTGTGTTAAGAAGAACAGAGGCGAAAGGCCTAGCGGCGGCTTCGGAAATAATCGTTGACAGTGATCTACGAATCAATTTTGACCAGAGAAAGGTTATTGCTCGAGGTCAGGAGATACAGCTACGACCGACCGAGTACCGACTGCTCTACCAACTGGTGAGCAACGCTGGTAAATTACTCTCTCACGAGACACTCTTATCACGTGTCTGGGGCCCAGAATACCGTGACGAAGATCAGTACGTACGGCTATATATTACATACCTTAGACAGAAGATTGAAATAGACCCCAAGAATCCAAAATACATACTTAGCGAACGTGGGCTAGGCTACCGGTTCAGGCAGTTTAACCAACCGCAATAG
- a CDS encoding Hsp20/alpha crystallin family protein yields MTMIRWEPLREMTTLRNAMDRLLEDSFVRPSRLWPEIGIGNLSVDMYQTADDVVVKAAIPGIKPEEVDITISGDTLTIRGEQKEDREVKEEDYFYKERRYGTFSRSVAIPVQVKSDKAEAVFENGILTLTLPKAEEIKPKQIKVKPKVMIESAKK; encoded by the coding sequence ATGACAATGATACGTTGGGAACCATTGAGGGAAATGACGACCTTAAGGAATGCTATGGATAGGCTGCTTGAAGATAGTTTCGTCAGACCGTCGCGGTTGTGGCCAGAGATAGGAATAGGCAACCTATCAGTGGACATGTACCAAACTGCTGACGATGTCGTGGTGAAGGCAGCTATACCCGGCATTAAACCTGAGGAGGTTGATATCACAATCAGCGGAGACACCCTCACAATCAGGGGAGAGCAGAAGGAGGATCGGGAAGTCAAAGAGGAAGACTACTTCTATAAGGAGCGTCGCTACGGTACCTTTAGCCGATCGGTAGCTATACCAGTACAGGTTAAGAGTGACAAGGCAGAGGCAGTTTTCGAGAACGGCATCCTTACTCTGACCTTACCCAAAGCTGAGGAGATAAAACCCAAGCAGATAAAGGTCAAACCGAAAGTAATGATCGAAAGTGCTAAGAAATAG
- a CDS encoding thermonuclease family protein has protein sequence MTEAQVVRIIDGDTIEVNIYGSSYKVRYIGIDTPEVGQPCSAEATAANRALVEGKTVHLEKDVSETDKYGRLLRYVYVGQTMVNAELVRQGYAHVYTYPPDVKYNEQFLDLEREAREEGRGCWGLD, from the coding sequence ATGACCGAAGCTCAGGTTGTCAGAATCATTGATGGAGACACCATTGAAGTAAATATTTACGGAAGCAGTTACAAGGTCCGTTATATTGGCATAGACACTCCCGAAGTCGGTCAACCTTGCTCAGCCGAAGCAACTGCCGCAAACCGGGCCCTAGTAGAAGGCAAGACCGTTCATCTGGAGAAGGACGTTTCGGAGACCGACAAGTATGGCCGTCTCTTGCGGTATGTATATGTTGGCCAGACAATGGTAAATGCTGAGCTGGTGCGGCAAGGCTATGCTCACGTCTACACTTACCCTCCGGATGTGAAGTACAACGAGCAGTTTCTCGATTTAGAGAGGGAGGCGCGGGAAGAGGGGAGGGGATGCTGGGGTTTAGATTAA
- a CDS encoding ATP-binding protein, which translates to MVEIPKTIVESIDLKATLELILRNAVKALGGSSGVVATWNEAEHRFIVDASYSMDANSLAQLESILTEIAPDLAGSKVSFNLLSKLLPDSTLPLSNQGVIQDPIITLPLQIGEKWMGLIYVLRPLNSLPFSKVDQPILAAFAEEAATAVQNAKLAYFLAKEKQRIESILEGSADGIVSIDSQRRITGFNRAMEKLTGYSRDEALGKECHKILDFRTGDDKSLCYTQCPMIVKTYLGTDTVQESQGIIRKKNGRGLDVAMKYSILPSMDGKPVNAVVNVRDLSSFRELENLREAFLSMLGHELQTPLSIIKGYASTLISSGGGWDQETLRQGLNVIEEESDRLSALVSRLLLASRISSGVKILVKEPVSLTNLVGKIMRRFQVVSNIHDFKSDFEPELPPVLVEPQMIEEVIYNLVDNAVKYSPTGGTITISGRKKDNQIRVTVSDQGLGISNVDKQRVFERFYRTDGVLERKLKGLGLGLYICKSIIEAHGGTIEVDSEVGKGSRFTFSLPLEKIV; encoded by the coding sequence ATGGTAGAGATTCCAAAAACGATTGTAGAGTCGATTGACCTTAAGGCAACACTAGAGTTAATCTTGAGGAATGCGGTCAAGGCTTTGGGTGGTAGCTCTGGTGTGGTAGCCACTTGGAATGAAGCAGAGCATCGCTTTATTGTCGATGCTTCTTACAGTATGGATGCCAATTCACTAGCTCAGCTTGAGTCAATCCTTACTGAAATCGCACCTGATCTTGCTGGCAGCAAAGTGAGCTTTAACCTCCTTTCTAAACTTCTTCCCGATTCCACCTTGCCACTATCTAACCAAGGTGTAATACAAGACCCTATAATTACACTGCCGCTTCAAATCGGAGAAAAGTGGATGGGCTTAATTTATGTCCTTCGTCCCTTAAACTCACTCCCCTTTTCCAAAGTAGACCAACCAATCCTAGCTGCTTTTGCCGAAGAGGCGGCCACTGCCGTGCAGAACGCTAAACTAGCGTACTTTTTGGCTAAGGAGAAACAGAGAATTGAGTCCATTCTCGAAGGCAGTGCTGATGGTATAGTCAGTATAGACTCCCAGCGTAGGATAACCGGCTTTAATCGGGCGATGGAAAAGCTAACCGGTTACAGTAGAGATGAGGCGCTGGGAAAGGAATGCCATAAAATATTAGATTTCCGGACAGGAGACGATAAGAGTCTGTGCTATACACAATGCCCTATGATAGTAAAGACCTATCTGGGAACGGACACTGTTCAAGAAAGCCAAGGAATAATCCGGAAGAAAAATGGCCGAGGGCTCGACGTAGCAATGAAATACTCCATACTCCCTTCTATGGATGGTAAGCCTGTGAATGCTGTAGTCAATGTTCGAGACCTATCAAGTTTTAGAGAGCTTGAGAATCTCAGGGAGGCATTCCTCTCAATGTTAGGACATGAATTACAGACCCCTCTTTCTATCATCAAGGGTTACGCGAGCACACTAATTAGTAGCGGAGGCGGGTGGGATCAAGAAACCTTACGCCAGGGGCTAAATGTTATTGAGGAGGAAAGCGATCGCCTTAGTGCATTAGTAAGTAGGCTCTTACTTGCGTCCCGGATATCATCCGGTGTTAAGATACTGGTAAAAGAGCCTGTGAGCCTTACAAACCTCGTCGGTAAAATTATGCGACGCTTCCAGGTCGTCAGCAATATACATGACTTCAAAAGTGATTTTGAGCCTGAACTTCCTCCAGTTCTCGTTGAGCCACAGATGATAGAAGAAGTGATATACAATCTGGTAGATAATGCGGTGAAGTATTCCCCTACCGGCGGCACCATAACCATATCAGGTAGAAAAAAAGACAACCAGATTAGAGTGACAGTGAGCGATCAGGGCCTAGGTATTTCAAATGTTGATAAACAGCGTGTCTTCGAGCGTTTCTACCGTACGGATGGTGTGTTAGAGCGCAAATTGAAAGGGCTAGGGTTGGGTTTATATATCTGCAAGTCAATAATAGAGGCTCACGGGGGAACGATTGAGGTTGACAGCGAAGTGGGCAAAGGATCTCGATTTACTTTTTCCCTGCCTTTAGAGAAGATTGTATGA
- the dnaJ gene encoding molecular chaperone DnaJ → MFTMNTMKRDYYEVLGTDRNADEATIKKAYRSHAMKYHPDRNPGDIQAAEHMKEINEAYAVLSDSHKRSLYDTYGHAGLESYTQEDIFRGVDFSSLFHEFGLRDFFGFGDSLFDTFFSRRATTRKEVRKGTDLRYDVKVTLEEVAFGTEKVIELSKVEECAACGGTGAKPDGLERCQGCGGTGQIVREQRSGYSVFRQISACDKCGGRGKIIKYPCEGCQGKGAINKKKEITVKIPAGADTGYSIKVTGEGKKGEDMPGDLYIVLNVEKHPTFERHGSDIYIQKGISFTTAALGGEINVPTLDDKIKLEIPEGTPTGTVFRLENRGVPHIDRHGRGDEYVIVKVVTPTNLSFREKELLKRFERLRRKSGNEPGQ, encoded by the coding sequence ATGTTTACAATGAACACGATGAAACGAGATTATTACGAAGTTCTCGGTACTGATAGAAACGCTGATGAGGCTACGATTAAAAAGGCATACCGCAGTCATGCCATGAAGTATCACCCCGATAGAAATCCAGGGGATATTCAAGCAGCAGAGCACATGAAGGAGATAAATGAAGCCTACGCGGTCCTTAGCGATTCTCATAAACGCAGCCTTTATGATACCTATGGCCACGCCGGTCTTGAGAGCTATACCCAGGAGGACATATTTAGGGGCGTTGATTTCTCCAGCCTGTTCCATGAATTTGGTCTCAGGGATTTCTTCGGATTTGGTGATAGTCTGTTTGATACCTTCTTCAGCCGGAGGGCGACTACAAGGAAAGAAGTGAGAAAGGGTACTGATTTGAGATACGATGTCAAGGTTACTCTGGAAGAAGTAGCCTTCGGCACCGAGAAGGTAATAGAGCTATCGAAAGTTGAGGAGTGCGCTGCCTGTGGTGGAACCGGAGCGAAGCCTGATGGCCTGGAGCGGTGTCAGGGCTGTGGCGGCACTGGGCAGATTGTTAGAGAGCAGAGGTCGGGATACAGCGTTTTCAGACAGATATCTGCCTGTGACAAGTGTGGTGGTAGAGGCAAGATTATCAAGTATCCCTGCGAAGGGTGTCAAGGTAAAGGGGCCATTAATAAAAAGAAAGAGATAACGGTAAAGATACCTGCTGGTGCTGATACCGGCTACAGTATAAAGGTTACCGGCGAAGGTAAAAAGGGGGAAGATATGCCTGGTGACCTATATATTGTCCTAAACGTGGAAAAGCACCCGACTTTTGAAAGACATGGCTCAGATATATATATTCAAAAGGGCATATCGTTTACTACGGCAGCCCTTGGTGGCGAGATAAACGTGCCTACCCTTGATGATAAGATCAAACTAGAGATACCTGAGGGGACGCCGACTGGTACCGTTTTTAGGCTGGAGAATAGGGGCGTTCCACACATTGACCGCCATGGCCGCGGCGATGAGTACGTCATTGTGAAAGTGGTTACACCAACTAATCTGAGCTTCCGAGAGAAAGAATTACTAAAGCGATTTGAAAGGCTAAGACGAAAGTCAGGAAATGAACCTGGTCAGTGA
- a CDS encoding PAS domain S-box protein: MPTKQLLEKLAESERQKSYILSNSPTFIFYLDRDYRYILANNKYSSLTGVSLEGIEGKKCYQYYQHRDNPCPDCPITRVLETGREVETEICRDGRTYLQKSVPISEDGIKGVLSSGFDITERKRAEEKNQHLMQVLRAIRNVNQLITKEKDQRKLLKGACKSLTESRGYYSAWIALLDESGKLTAHAESGLGKDFQPMVERLNQGKIPACGQTALKRSEVVVTEDPALICTDCPISHKCAGRGGMSVRLEHGGKVYGLLAVSVPLEQANDAEELGLLHEVAGDIAFALQDIEVEEQRRRLEHDAAERVKELDCLYGIAGIAEIPGLTVAEIYQKVVEILPASWQYPEIACARITAGDGEFKTANYRETDWRQSSAIRVKGDTAGYVEVGYLEKKPALYEGPFLKEERLLIDAIAERLGKITDRKKAEESVIASEAKYRFLTENMTDVIFTMDLDMNMTYVSPSVERMLGFTSEERMKQHPKEQLTPESYKLALETLQSALEKEISTGIQDNQLFDLELEYYHKDGTTRILEVICKPIRDERGNLTGVYGLCHDITDRKKAEDALREEHNLFVGGPTVVFKWAAAEGWPIEYVSPNVYRMLGYTDKELMESKHLYSEIIHPNDLPRVTEEFNRCIDGEYRPFVSEYRVLHKKGSVLWLHEHAIPIRDEKGEVIRNHGYVNDISDRKKAEQEKRDLERKAQVTDRLASVGEMASGVAHEINNPLTGVVGFSELLMQKELPEDIKDEVRIIHDGAQRVSGIVKRLLSFARHHKPVRSRANINEIVENTLSLRTYSMKTGNIEVITSLDPELPWTVADIGQLQQVFMNIIVNAETEMKRAHDGGKLTVRTEQAGEMIRISFKDDGPGIARENLAKVFDPFFTTREVGEGTGLGLSLSYGIIKEHKGNLYAESRKGKGATFFVEVPLIAEAEQLEMDELEETSGNKTSGGRILAIDDEPNILSLLEKVLTGEGYNVETAGSGKEALEMIRNKSYSAVLCDIKLPWMSGKEIYEKIGKIAPSLKKRVIFITGDTIGSGTAAFLEKTKTPYLNKPVDTKLLRREVNRVVITPTE; encoded by the coding sequence ATGCCAACAAAACAACTGTTAGAGAAGCTGGCCGAATCTGAGCGCCAGAAATCTTATATCCTCAGTAATTCCCCGACGTTTATCTTCTATCTGGATAGGGATTACCGCTATATTTTGGCCAATAATAAGTACTCCAGCCTCACTGGAGTAAGCCTTGAGGGTATAGAGGGTAAAAAATGCTACCAATACTATCAGCACAGAGATAATCCCTGCCCTGACTGCCCGATTACAAGGGTGCTGGAAACCGGAAGGGAGGTCGAAACGGAAATCTGCCGTGACGGTAGAACATACTTGCAGAAGTCCGTACCTATAAGTGAAGACGGAATAAAAGGAGTTCTGAGTTCAGGATTTGATATCACCGAGCGCAAACGGGCAGAAGAAAAAAACCAGCACCTGATGCAGGTACTACGTGCTATCCGCAATGTCAACCAGCTCATTACCAAAGAGAAGGACCAGAGGAAACTGCTCAAGGGTGCCTGTAAGAGCCTTACCGAGAGCCGCGGCTATTATAGTGCCTGGATTGCCCTGCTGGATGAGTCCGGAAAGCTTACGGCACATGCCGAGTCTGGGCTGGGAAAAGATTTCCAGCCCATGGTCGAGCGCCTGAACCAGGGTAAGATACCTGCCTGCGGGCAGACTGCGTTAAAGCGATCGGAAGTCGTAGTAACTGAAGACCCTGCCTTAATCTGCACTGACTGTCCTATCTCACATAAGTGTGCTGGCAGGGGAGGGATGTCTGTCCGTCTTGAACATGGTGGGAAGGTCTACGGATTGCTGGCTGTATCCGTCCCGCTTGAACAGGCAAATGATGCGGAAGAGCTGGGTCTACTCCACGAGGTAGCGGGGGATATTGCCTTCGCTCTGCAAGACATAGAGGTGGAGGAGCAGCGAAGACGATTGGAGCATGATGCAGCTGAGCGGGTAAAGGAGCTTGACTGCCTTTATGGTATTGCCGGGATTGCTGAAATACCGGGACTAACTGTGGCTGAGATATACCAGAAAGTGGTAGAGATACTTCCTGCGAGCTGGCAGTATCCGGAGATTGCATGTGCCAGAATTACTGCTGGTGACGGTGAGTTCAAAACAGCGAACTACCGGGAAACTGATTGGAGGCAGTCCTCGGCCATTAGAGTAAAAGGAGATACAGCAGGATATGTAGAGGTTGGTTACCTTGAAAAGAAGCCAGCACTTTATGAAGGCCCATTCCTCAAAGAAGAGCGGCTGTTGATAGATGCTATTGCTGAGCGGCTGGGAAAAATCACCGACCGCAAGAAAGCAGAGGAATCGGTTATAGCATCGGAGGCCAAATACAGATTCCTCACCGAGAATATGACCGACGTGATTTTTACCATGGACCTAGATATGAACATGACATACGTGAGCCCGTCAGTAGAGAGAATGCTGGGCTTCACTTCTGAAGAGAGAATGAAGCAGCACCCGAAGGAGCAGCTTACCCCGGAATCGTATAAGCTCGCCCTCGAAACCCTGCAAAGTGCCCTGGAAAAAGAGATAAGCACTGGCATACAGGACAATCAACTGTTCGACCTCGAACTGGAATACTATCACAAAGACGGGACAACGAGGATACTGGAGGTTATCTGCAAGCCCATTCGCGATGAACGGGGTAATCTGACCGGGGTCTACGGCCTGTGCCACGACATCACCGACCGCAAGAAAGCTGAGGATGCACTGAGAGAGGAGCACAATCTATTTGTGGGCGGGCCGACCGTGGTCTTCAAGTGGGCTGCGGCTGAGGGCTGGCCCATCGAATATGTCTCCCCCAATGTATACCGTATGCTGGGCTATACGGACAAAGAACTGATGGAGAGCAAGCACCTCTACAGTGAAATAATACACCCCAATGACCTCCCCAGGGTGACCGAAGAGTTTAACAGGTGTATAGATGGGGAATACAGACCCTTCGTGAGCGAATACCGTGTACTGCACAAGAAAGGCTCAGTTCTGTGGCTACATGAGCATGCCATACCCATCAGGGACGAAAAGGGCGAAGTTATTCGTAACCACGGCTATGTCAACGACATCAGCGACCGTAAGAAGGCAGAGCAAGAGAAGAGGGATCTGGAGCGGAAGGCCCAGGTGACCGACCGTCTGGCCTCGGTGGGAGAGATGGCATCCGGTGTAGCCCACGAGATTAATAACCCCCTTACCGGCGTGGTCGGCTTCTCCGAGCTCCTTATGCAAAAGGAACTTCCCGAAGACATAAAGGATGAGGTCAGGATAATACACGACGGCGCCCAGAGGGTGTCCGGTATCGTGAAGCGCCTCCTCTCCTTCGCCCGCCATCACAAGCCGGTACGAAGTAGGGCTAACATCAACGAGATAGTGGAAAACACCCTGTCACTCCGGACGTATTCCATGAAGACGGGAAACATCGAGGTGATCACCTCCCTCGACCCGGAACTCCCCTGGACGGTGGCCGATATAGGGCAGCTTCAGCAGGTGTTTATGAACATCATCGTCAATGCCGAGACCGAGATGAAGAGGGCCCACGACGGGGGAAAGCTCACCGTCAGGACAGAGCAGGCGGGCGAGATGATACGCATATCCTTCAAGGACGATGGGCCCGGTATAGCCAGGGAAAACCTGGCAAAGGTATTCGACCCCTTCTTCACCACCAGGGAGGTGGGTGAGGGCACCGGCCTGGGGCTGAGCCTCTCCTACGGCATAATTAAAGAGCACAAAGGGAACCTGTATGCCGAGAGCAGAAAGGGAAAGGGTGCCACCTTCTTTGTCGAGGTACCCCTCATAGCCGAAGCAGAGCAGCTCGAGATGGATGAGCTGGAAGAAACCTCAGGCAATAAGACGAGCGGCGGGAGGATACTGGCGATAGACGACGAGCCGAACATCCTCTCCCTGCTGGAAAAGGTACTCACTGGGGAGGGCTATAACGTGGAGACAGCTGGCAGCGGCAAGGAAGCGCTGGAAATGATAAGGAACAAGAGTTACAGCGCCGTCCTCTGCGACATCAAGCTCCCCTGGATGAGCGGTAAGGAGATATACGAAAAGATCGGAAAGATAGCTCCCTCCCTGAAGAAGAGGGTGATATTCATCACTGGGGACACCATCGGCAGTGGAACAGCAGCTTTCCTTGAAAAGACAAAGACTCCTTATTTAAACAAGCCAGTCGATACCAAGCTTCTAAGGAGAGAGGTAAACCGGGTGGTAATTACCCCAACTGAATGA
- a CDS encoding integrase core domain-containing protein, translating to QWRREYNQIRPHSALEYQPPAPAAILTMATR from the coding sequence AACAATGGCGTAGGGAGTACAATCAGATACGTCCTCATAGTGCTCTGGAATATCAACCGCCAGCTCCTGCGGCTATCTTAACTATGGCAACGAGGTAA
- the groES gene encoding co-chaperone GroES — MTAKTKTTARLEPLGDRIVVRPIERHEMSKGGIILPDTAKEKPQEGEVVAVGPGKMGDDSQRIAMSVKTGDKVVFAKYSGTEVELDDEKLLILHESDIMALRI, encoded by the coding sequence ATGACAGCGAAAACAAAGACAACAGCCAGGCTGGAACCACTTGGCGATAGGATTGTAGTTAGGCCTATCGAGCGGCATGAAATGAGCAAAGGAGGTATCATCCTTCCCGATACCGCTAAGGAAAAGCCTCAGGAAGGGGAAGTGGTTGCTGTGGGCCCCGGGAAAATGGGTGACGATAGCCAAAGAATAGCAATGAGTGTTAAGACAGGTGATAAGGTAGTGTTTGCTAAATATTCTGGTACTGAGGTAGAACTTGACGACGAGAAATTATTGATCTTGCACGAGAGTGATATTATGGCACTAAGAATCTAA
- a CDS encoding helix-turn-helix domain-containing protein: MEGELSTERGQRPDRNTLLPKYTMAVTVTITGVEAHRIRRYENAGIISPNRTEAGHRLFSDKEIMVIKEVFRLDKKGINIEGIKAILALRKGEDI; this comes from the coding sequence ATGGAAGGGGAACTCAGTACTGAAAGGGGCCAAAGGCCTGATAGAAATACCCTGCTGCCAAAGTATACGATGGCGGTAACAGTTACCATCACTGGTGTTGAGGCACATCGCATAAGAAGGTACGAAAACGCCGGTATAATTAGCCCAAATAGAACCGAAGCGGGCCATAGGTTATTTTCTGATAAAGAGATTATGGTCATAAAAGAAGTATTCAGACTGGACAAAAAGGGCATAAACATTGAGGGAATAAAGGCAATCCTAGCGCTAAGAAAAGGTGAAGATATTTAA
- a CDS encoding manganese efflux pump MntP family protein: protein MIEDVSTILPIALALSADSFAVSISCSVSIGSPSKLQIIRQATAFGSFHALMTFLGWLAGNRIWVIISGFDHWLSFGMLVFVGSRMIWESIHSNNRTNAGLRYDKTTSLLILSVANSLDALAVGFGLSFLDVSIALSSTVIGITAFGITILGLLLGTKFGKLAGQRAHTAGGAILIAIGTRILISHIL from the coding sequence GTGATCGAGGACGTTTCTACCATTTTACCGATAGCGCTCGCTCTGTCAGCAGATAGTTTCGCAGTTTCCATCAGTTGTAGTGTATCTATTGGCTCCCCATCCAAGTTACAGATAATTCGCCAAGCTACTGCGTTTGGATCATTTCATGCCTTAATGACATTTCTTGGCTGGCTTGCTGGAAATAGAATTTGGGTAATAATAAGTGGATTCGACCATTGGCTATCGTTCGGCATGCTAGTATTTGTCGGAAGTAGAATGATCTGGGAATCTATACACAGCAATAATCGCACTAATGCAGGACTTCGCTATGATAAAACTACTTCACTACTGATTTTGTCCGTAGCAAATAGCCTTGATGCGCTAGCCGTTGGATTTGGGCTCAGCTTCCTTGATGTTAGTATTGCCTTAAGCAGTACGGTTATCGGAATTACAGCTTTCGGTATCACTATTTTAGGCTTATTACTGGGCACCAAGTTTGGTAAATTAGCAGGACAACGTGCACATACAGCTGGGGGTGCAATTTTAATAGCTATCGGTACAAGAATCCTTATCTCTCATATCTTGTGA